The following DNA comes from Acidobacteriota bacterium.
GGAGGGCAGTCAGGTCAAGCCACTCTCCTTTTTTCTTATACAATATTTTCTCTCCCTTGCATAGGAATTTGATATTTTCAATGTTATATCTATATTTTAATAAAAATATATTATAGTCAGGTCTTGAAATATTAGTTTTTTTTAAATTGTATTTTATGTTCTTTTTATTTTTCATTTCATTCAATTGGTTAATTTATGAAATTTTGGTCATTGGTCAATCTCCGAATTATAAAAATGCAAAAAATGAGACCTGACCCCATTTGTTTTTTGCATTATTCCCAGTTGAGGGCGCCTCTTTTCCATGCCCAAATGAAACCCACTGCAAGAATTGCTATGAATATTATCACTGAAAAAAGCGCTACGTATACATCGATTTTCCGAAATACTAATGCCCATGGAAAAAGAAAAGCAATTTCTATGTCAAAAAGGAGGAAGAGCAACCCCACAGTGTAATATTTAATCGGAAATGGCTTTATCTCTTCTTCGAGGAGGGGGCTTCCGCATTCAAAAGGAGTTTCCTTTTGAGGGTTTGTTGATTTCGGGCCAAGGAATGAGCTTGCAAAAAGCATTAATCCTGCTAGCAAACCGATGATTAAAAATGCCAAAAATAATTCCATTTCTCAGATTCCCAATACTAATACAAACGCACAAAATATTTTTACATGTAGGGCAAGGCTTTAGCCTTGCATCAAGCAACCCCCGAATCAAGTTCGGGGCAGGCTCTAAAGGGTTGCCCTACAATTTATTCAATGCGTTTGTATTAATAATTTACAAATGTCAAGACTAATAATAAATATTAGTCTTGACCCAAAAAAAACATTGGTGTCAAGCCTGAGACCCATTTACCCATTTAGCAATATCAATTTAATCTATTATCTATATACTAAAGAAAAATTTCTTTCAACATTTTTTAAGAAAAAATTTGAATTGAAATTTAGGTAATTGAAATAACAATTAAAGAAAGATAGGGATTTAAGTAACTGGGGTATGAGCCTCACCTTATTTCATAAGCTCTGGAATGTCAAGAAAATTAGTGAAACATTCAATTCTAAAAAAGTGAAAAAAAAGAAAAATAAAAAAGTAGCCTGTCCCCTTTTTTCTGACTTGAGATAAAAAAATATAAAAAATATAATAAAAACCTTAATTAAATGGATGAGGAAAACTGACATAAACATTTTAGAAGTATTCATCAGAGAAATCCCTTATTTCAATTATAAATATTTAACTAATACAAAAGCATTTAATTCTGATGCATTCCTGTCCCCTCCCCTAAATCCTCTTTCCTGAGGGGAGAAGGAGGGATGAGGGGAAAACGAGTAAGATGTAACAAATTTTAATTCATTTGAATTTAATTTAAGGAGGAAATAAATGGCAGGAAGTAGCACTGTAAATGCAACAGTAAAAATGGTAAATTCACTTCAGCTTATCGGCTATTCAGATTCTAAACATGCGATAGTGATTGATACTTCAACTGAGGCTGGCGGGTTTGAGATGGGAAACAAACCGATGGAATTAGTGCTGATTGCTCTTGGAGGATGCACTGCTATGGATGTAATCTCAATAATGAAAAAGAAAAGAGAAAAACTCACCGGGCTTGAAATTAAAATCTCAGGAGAAAGGTTTGAAGAACATCCAAAGGTTTATAAAAACATCTCTTTGCATTATGTATTCAAAGGAGAAAATTTATCCGATGAGGCGATCGAAAGGTCGATCTCCCTTTCTCAGGAAAAATATTGCTCTGTATCAGCGATGTTGAAAAAAGCCGCAGATGTTAAAGTAACCTGGGAAAAATCCCCTTGATTCAAATTGAGAGGTCAACCATCTTCTGAGCGGTATATCCAAGAACATCTTACTACTTAATAAAGAGTAAATTCTAAACATAAAAGAGTGAGCAGGAAGGGTGGCCAAAAAAATTTATTTCTTTTAAATAAGAGGTCAATTATCTCCTGAGCGGTATATCGACGAGCATCTAAAAATCTGCGAAGTGAGTGAGAATAATCTCCTATATTTAGATTATCGAAAGAGAAAGAATATCTCGAACGTGAGCGAGAAAGAATCTATCATTTAAGCTATTATTCAACCTTGAACAATAGGAGATTATTTGAACGAACGAGCATAGATTTTGATGCGAGGAGATCTGAGCGAAGGGGATAATTGACCTCTCTAAGAGAATCGAAATCCCTTTAATTTCGGAGTCACCCTTGCTGATCACTCTTAAACTATAATGATAGAGAACTTCTGAGCGAATGGGGATGGTTGACTTCTTTAAAAAATTCGCCTATTTCCCTGATTTTTATTCTTTTGTGTAAGTTATTTTGATTCCGCCGAAGATAAAAAACAGGAAATTCAAAAAGAGAGAGAGAAGAGAACCTAAAATTCCAAAACCAACAAAGCCTCCTATGGCACCAAGAGAGCCAAATATGAAGCCACCCATAAACTTCCCTCGAAAATCAGTTAAAAAATCAGGGAGCAAAATCAAATCATTCCAGTATCTATCCATCACTCCAAAGAGAGCTCCAGCTATTATTCCTGCGATCAAACCAATCCCCCCAAAGAAGAAAAATGCCGAAAGGATTTTTATCTGATTTATTTTCAATGTAATTTTTTTACTTTCCATCTCTTCCTCCTCTCCTTCTACACTCTGTCCACAATTTGGACAGAACTTAAATTCTTGTAAAAAAACAAAATTACAGTTCGAACAGGTAATTTTTTCTCTTTCCAATTGTTCCATGTCTTTTCCGCATCGCACACAGATCTTTTCCTTTACAGGGTTCTCAAACCCGCAGAATGGGCACTCTTTAAATTCTGGCTCAACTCTTTTATAAGGAGGATCAGTCTGAATCCATTGTTTTCCATCGTAGTAATGCCATTTCCCTGATAAAGCTCCAACCATCCAGAATTTACCATCATCATCCCTTATGATTAATTTGCGAAGTTCTTCTTTCCACTCCTCATCCGAGATTAGATGGGTATCCCTTTTCTTCTTTAGTTCTTCAAACTTTTTCTCTACTTCTTCAAATCTCTCTTTCATATCCCTAAAATTTTATTAATATTTTTCTCAATTTACAAGTAATTTTTTACCCATCTCATAAATTTCGTTGTGTCTTCCCACTAATTGGGGGTCACCCTTGCTGATTACCCTAATCTGTTTTACTTATAAATTCAGCCAAATCTAAGATTGAAATATTTTCTATTCCTTTGTCTTTCATTGCGTCGGAAAGCATTGTCATGCAGAAGGGACAGGCTGTGATTATTGTATCGGCTTTTGATTCAATTGCTTCTTCAGCTCTCATATGATTTATTCTTTTCCCTATTTTCTCTTCCATCCACATCCTTCCTCCCCCTGCTCCACAACAAAGGCTATGGAATTTGTAATGCTTCATTTCCCTAAGCGGTTCTTTTGAGAACTTTTTTATTAATTCTCTCGGTATATCGTAAATCTCATTGTGTCTTCCGAGATAGCATGGGTCGTGGTAGGTGATATAGTCTGTCTGGTTTATTTCGTCTATCTGGTTTCTCTCGTTTTTTCCGTTAATCTGATTTATCTGGCTTCTTTGGTTTCTCTGGCTTGTCTGGGGAATAGATAGTCTGCCTTCAGAAAGGAGTTTTGAAATAAACTCTGTATGGTGGAAAACCTCATGGTTTCCACCAAACTGTGGGTATTCATTTTTTAAAGTGTTATAGCCATGGGGACAGAAAGTTATTATCTTCTTTATTCGATATTTATTAAATGTTTTGATATTTTCCTGACAGAGGTTCTGGAAAAGATATTCATTTCCGGTTCTTCTTGCAGGGTCACCGCAGCACTTCTCCTCATTGCCAAGAATCGCAAAATCAACACCAGCTTTAGCAAGAATTCGAACCATTGCTTTAGAAATTTTCTTATTCCTTTCATCATACGAACCAGCGCATCCAATCCATAAAAGATACTCAGCATCACCTTTTTCTGCAAAGGTTTTAACATTCATTCCCTCTGTCCAGTCCTTTCTTGATGTGAACCCCACTCCCCAAGGATTAAAATTTGTTTCAAGGTTTTTAAATGCGGGGATAAGCTCCGGAGGAAACCTTCCCTCCATTAAAACTTCTGATTGCCTTAAACCAATTATCTTTGATATATGCTCATTCATCATCGGACAGGTCACTTCACATGCAGCGCATGTGGTGCAGCTCCATATTTCATCATGAAAAAAAGTTCTTTCCATAAGGGGTCTGGAAAACTCACCATTTTTCTTTGTGAGTAAAAACTCAGCCTGAGGAAGTAGATCTTTTTTAATCTTTACGATAATGTCTTTTGGAGATAGAGGTTTTTCTGAGTTATATGCTGGGCAGAAATCCTGGCATCTTCCACATTCAGCGCATGCATAGGAATCTAACTGGTCTTTCCAGGTAAAATCCTCGATGTACTTAATCCCAAATCTTTCTTCGTTTTCAAAATCAATCGGCTTGATCGCTCCCATAGGCTCTAAATTCTGAAAGAAAAGGTTTATGGGTCCTGCCAGAA
Coding sequences within:
- a CDS encoding NADH-quinone oxidoreductase subunit A; this translates as MELFLAFLIIGLLAGLMLFASSFLGPKSTNPQKETPFECGSPLLEEEIKPFPIKYYTVGLLFLLFDIEIAFLFPWALVFRKIDVYVALFSVIIFIAILAVGFIWAWKRGALNWE
- a CDS encoding OsmC family protein, producing the protein MAGSSTVNATVKMVNSLQLIGYSDSKHAIVIDTSTEAGGFEMGNKPMELVLIALGGCTAMDVISIMKKKREKLTGLEIKISGERFEEHPKVYKNISLHYVFKGENLSDEAIERSISLSQEKYCSVSAMLKKAADVKVTWEKSP
- a CDS encoding zinc ribbon domain-containing protein, which encodes MKERFEEVEKKFEELKKKRDTHLISDEEWKEELRKLIIRDDDGKFWMVGALSGKWHYYDGKQWIQTDPPYKRVEPEFKECPFCGFENPVKEKICVRCGKDMEQLEREKITCSNCNFVFLQEFKFCPNCGQSVEGEEEEMESKKITLKINQIKILSAFFFFGGIGLIAGIIAGALFGVMDRYWNDLILLPDFLTDFRGKFMGGFIFGSLGAIGGFVGFGILGSLLSLFLNFLFFIFGGIKITYTKE
- a CDS encoding (Fe-S)-binding protein; this encodes MLNGSEIMLFIFVLSLAFFAFFDPLILKIKLLAIGKKEKRFDRIGKRFLSSSFRTFSQTCTLKERLITGLMHFFVFWAFVLFLLATTNHLIEGFIKNFFIFGNYKVGFLFTLLIDSLAFLVLLSCGYFAVRRYIFKPEGLTVPSPESATVLFFLYTAMVTYLLFEGMKISSGDPVRGAYLGEIISSQIFSGNNSQFLLHFLWWAHILTIMGFGIYIPRSKHMHLLAGPINLFFQNLEPMGAIKPIDFENEERFGIKYIEDFTWKDQLDSYACAECGRCQDFCPAYNSEKPLSPKDIIVKIKKDLLPQAEFLLTKKNGEFSRPLMERTFFHDEIWSCTTCAACEVTCPMMNEHISKIIGLRQSEVLMEGRFPPELIPAFKNLETNFNPWGVGFTSRKDWTEGMNVKTFAEKGDAEYLLWIGCAGSYDERNKKISKAMVRILAKAGVDFAILGNEEKCCGDPARRTGNEYLFQNLCQENIKTFNKYRIKKIITFCPHGYNTLKNEYPQFGGNHEVFHHTEFISKLLSEGRLSIPQTSQRNQRSQINQINGKNERNQIDEINQTDYITYHDPCYLGRHNEIYDIPRELIKKFSKEPLREMKHYKFHSLCCGAGGGRMWMEEKIGKRINHMRAEEAIESKADTIITACPFCMTMLSDAMKDKGIENISILDLAEFISKTD